A single window of Cytobacillus dafuensis DNA harbors:
- a CDS encoding 2-dehydropantoate 2-reductase, whose product MKIAIIGGGSIGLLYAHYLSKFHRVFLYVRTKEQKFKIVSEGLIFEKNDSKSFDSIHTTEFSNWKGDEDITIIAVKQYHLQSVLSDMMKVVPFYAGTLLFLQNGMGHLKWLETITARNIYIGSVDHGANKLNFNHVIHTGNGVTKLAHFKGQEQSAIKEMINPLLVEFPFTFEDDFKEMLQRKLIVNAVINPLTAVLNVRNGDLLVNPHYYHTFKELFEEICIVLNIEDKMAVFSYIKNVCRKTSANRSSMLKDIDEKRPTEVDAILGYVLEKARENEINAPLTEVFFHLIKGKEYKREEG is encoded by the coding sequence ATGAAAATTGCAATTATTGGCGGGGGGTCAATTGGCCTGCTGTACGCCCATTATCTTAGTAAATTTCATCGAGTTTTTTTATATGTACGAACAAAAGAACAGAAGTTTAAAATAGTATCAGAAGGCTTAATCTTTGAGAAGAATGATAGCAAGTCGTTTGATTCTATCCATACAACAGAATTTTCTAATTGGAAGGGCGATGAAGATATAACGATTATCGCTGTAAAGCAATATCATTTGCAATCGGTTTTATCAGATATGATGAAAGTTGTTCCTTTCTATGCGGGGACATTATTGTTTCTACAAAATGGTATGGGTCATTTAAAATGGCTTGAGACAATAACAGCAAGAAATATTTATATCGGATCTGTTGACCATGGTGCGAATAAGTTGAATTTCAATCATGTAATACATACGGGTAACGGTGTAACGAAGTTGGCCCATTTTAAAGGGCAAGAACAATCTGCAATAAAAGAAATGATCAATCCTCTCCTAGTTGAGTTTCCGTTTACTTTTGAAGATGATTTTAAAGAAATGCTGCAGAGAAAGCTGATTGTCAATGCAGTTATTAATCCTTTAACAGCAGTATTAAATGTAAGAAATGGTGATCTTTTGGTTAATCCGCATTACTATCATACTTTTAAAGAGTTATTTGAAGAAATTTGTATTGTTCTAAATATTGAAGATAAAATGGCTGTATTTTCCTATATTAAAAATGTATGTAGAAAAACATCTGCAAATCGATCATCCATGCTTAAAGATATAGATGAAAAACGGCCAACTGAAGTAGATGCTATTCTTGGTTATGTTCTTGAAAAAGCGAGAGAAAACGAAATAAATGCTCCTCTTACAGAAGTTTTTTTTCATCTGATAAAAGGAAAGGAGTATAAAAGAGAAGAGGGGTAA
- a CDS encoding DUF3397 domain-containing protein codes for MSSIFSSIIATFVTIPLLGYLLVFIISKQVTKKHKKSVHLALDFSTLLFVISVHYLIVTIWNQSYLWVIILSMLVIALIFVLIHWKLKQEINFSRVFKGYWRFNFLLFFTAYIVLTLIGLIQSVSSFVASI; via the coding sequence TTGAGTTCTATTTTTTCTTCCATAATCGCGACTTTTGTAACAATCCCATTATTAGGATATTTATTAGTTTTCATTATCAGCAAGCAAGTGACAAAGAAACACAAAAAGTCTGTCCATTTGGCTTTGGATTTCAGCACTTTATTATTTGTTATTTCGGTACATTATTTAATTGTTACGATTTGGAATCAATCGTATTTATGGGTCATTATTCTTTCTATGCTTGTCATTGCCTTAATCTTTGTTTTGATACATTGGAAATTAAAGCAAGAAATAAATTTCTCCCGTGTCTTTAAAGGATATTGGCGCTTTAATTTTCTACTTTTTTTTACAGCTTATATTGTACTAACACTTATCGGATTAATACAAAGTGTTAGTTCGTTCGTTGCAAGCATTTAG
- the bshC gene encoding bacillithiol biosynthesis cysteine-adding enzyme BshC yields the protein MEIVNLSLPATNRFATEYLTYSMEVQRNFHYRYDDQLEYEKRLHELMGRSYMRMELANHIEQYMENFPTSNQVRASLKKLKQSNSTVVIGGQQAGILTGPLYSIHKIISIIALAKQKEQELNIPVVPVFWIAGEDHDYQEVNHVYIEKDHKLEKKIYPEKLRDKRMVSDILLDQDQCLSWVDEIIQSFGETEHTKQLLDCLESAIRKSTSFVDFFAHIIMELFKESGLLIIDSGDKKLRTLEREFFIKQINNFKEITKSVKDQQAELNNCGFPSAIEMSKNAVNLFYYDNEHNERILLEYDETKDVFYGKDGLFQFSMEKMLEIAGEFPEKLSNNVVTRPIMQEWLFPTLAFIAGPGEIAYWAELKTAFELFGLKMPPIVPRLNITILDRSIERDLKELDLDLQETLIFGIEKKKEEFLHSLKNLHLEKIFNNTKLEFQKNYEQLESYLQIEDRGLIPLLKKNEKLILNQLDFMESKLEHSVHLKNEVVINKYNKVGNALRPLGSPQERIINGLFYINQYGLNFIDDLLENTFTFDGTHKLIRI from the coding sequence ATGGAGATTGTAAATCTCTCCTTACCTGCTACTAACCGATTTGCTACAGAATATTTAACGTATTCTATGGAAGTTCAGCGGAATTTTCATTACCGTTATGATGATCAATTAGAATACGAGAAGCGACTTCATGAACTAATGGGTCGGTCATATATGAGAATGGAGCTTGCTAACCATATTGAACAATATATGGAGAACTTCCCAACGTCTAATCAAGTTCGAGCTTCACTAAAAAAGTTAAAACAATCAAATAGTACGGTCGTAATCGGTGGTCAGCAGGCCGGAATCCTAACAGGACCACTTTATTCTATACATAAAATTATTTCAATCATTGCTCTAGCAAAACAGAAGGAACAGGAATTAAATATACCAGTCGTTCCTGTATTTTGGATTGCAGGTGAGGATCATGATTACCAAGAAGTTAACCATGTGTATATTGAAAAAGATCATAAACTAGAAAAAAAGATTTATCCAGAAAAGCTTCGTGACAAACGGATGGTTTCAGATATTTTGTTAGATCAGGATCAGTGCTTAAGTTGGGTGGATGAAATTATCCAATCTTTTGGAGAAACCGAACATACAAAGCAATTACTTGATTGTTTGGAATCGGCCATAAGAAAATCTACCTCATTTGTTGACTTCTTTGCCCATATTATTATGGAGCTGTTTAAAGAATCAGGACTTTTGATCATTGATTCAGGGGATAAAAAGCTTCGCACATTGGAAAGAGAATTTTTTATTAAACAAATTAATAATTTTAAAGAAATAACAAAATCTGTGAAGGATCAGCAAGCTGAACTAAATAATTGCGGTTTCCCTTCTGCGATTGAAATGAGCAAAAACGCGGTCAATCTTTTCTATTACGATAATGAACATAATGAAAGAATACTTCTTGAATATGATGAAACAAAAGATGTATTCTATGGAAAAGACGGCCTTTTTCAATTCTCAATGGAGAAGATGCTAGAGATAGCCGGAGAATTCCCAGAAAAGCTTAGCAATAATGTTGTTACAAGGCCAATCATGCAGGAATGGCTATTTCCAACCCTTGCTTTTATAGCTGGTCCTGGTGAAATTGCTTATTGGGCAGAGCTTAAAACGGCCTTTGAACTATTTGGGCTAAAGATGCCTCCTATCGTTCCTCGCCTGAATATTACTATTCTTGATCGTTCGATTGAAAGGGATTTGAAGGAGCTTGACCTGGATTTACAAGAAACGCTTATCTTTGGTATTGAAAAGAAAAAGGAAGAATTCCTTCATTCATTAAAAAATCTACATTTGGAGAAAATATTTAATAACACAAAGCTAGAGTTTCAGAAAAATTATGAGCAGCTGGAATCTTATTTACAAATTGAGGACAGAGGCCTTATACCTTTATTAAAAAAGAATGAAAAATTAATATTAAATCAATTAGACTTCATGGAATCAAAGCTTGAGCATTCTGTTCATTTGAAAAATGAAGTTGTGATTAATAAATATAATAAAGTGGGAAATGCTCTTAGACCTTTAGGGTCACCACAAGAAAGAATCATAAATGGTTTATTTTATATAAATCAATATGGTTTAAATTTTATAGACGATCTTTTAGAGAATACATTCACTTTTGATGGTACGCATAAATTAATAAGAATATAA
- the mraZ gene encoding division/cell wall cluster transcriptional repressor MraZ, translating into MFMGEYHHNVDNKGRLIVPAKFRDHLGENFVLTRGLDQCLFGYPLNEWELLEEKLKGLPLTKKDARAFTRFFFSGATECEIDKQGRINITSPLMAYAKLEKECVVLGVSNRIEIWSKNLWEDYFSDSEESFAEIAENMIGFDI; encoded by the coding sequence ATGTTTATGGGTGAATACCATCATAACGTTGATAATAAGGGCCGATTAATTGTACCTGCCAAATTCCGTGATCACTTAGGTGAGAATTTTGTATTGACACGCGGATTGGATCAATGCTTGTTTGGTTACCCACTTAATGAATGGGAGTTGCTTGAAGAAAAGCTTAAAGGCTTACCATTGACGAAAAAAGATGCCCGTGCATTTACCCGATTTTTCTTTTCAGGTGCCACAGAATGTGAAATCGATAAACAAGGAAGAATAAATATAACTTCTCCGCTGATGGCATATGCAAAATTAGAAAAAGAGTGTGTCGTATTAGGTGTATCCAATCGGATTGAAATATGGAGCAAAAACCTTTGGGAAGATTATTTTTCAGATTCAGAAGAATCTTTTGCCGAAATTGCAGAGAATATGATTGGGTTTGATATTTAA